A region of Lycium barbarum isolate Lr01 chromosome 1, ASM1917538v2, whole genome shotgun sequence DNA encodes the following proteins:
- the LOC132611250 gene encoding general transcription and DNA repair factor IIH subunit TFB5-like gives MVNAIKGLYISCDVPMAQFIINMNAALPQSLKFIIQVLDNTHLFVRSDVAGMIRSAISDFREANTYEKPA, from the exons ATGGTGAACGCCATCAAAGGATTGTACATATCATG TGATGTACCCATGGCACAGTTCATTATCAATATGAATGCTGCATTGCCCCAATCACTGAAGTTTATCATACAGGTCTTGGACAATACACATCTCTTTGTACGATCGGATGTGGCCGGAATGATTCGTAGTGCtatttcagattttagagaggcAAATACCTATGAGAAACCTGCTTAG
- the LOC132615370 gene encoding AT-hook motif nuclear-localized protein 10-like, producing MKGTERESKQIYSERYIWSRITSKIYQCPNCTKIWYFSTNKFFITFIRCGRPRKYSLEGSANHGIISPPPPQVDGGGFASPTPPQEADVAAVKKGRGRPRGSGRKQQVAYLGNIYEAAGFGFRPHVITIKAGEDLLAKLMSFSQSTSQAVCVLSANGSISNVSLWQAATSGGTVTYEGRFEILTLSGSFLLSESGGQRSRTGGLSVSLAGPDGQVLGGGVAGLLTAAASVQVIVGSFRTEGQRQLKSGNSDAFGTPATFVSGASAARSPPSLGTLSESSGGPVSAHNQLVETSNSSPSGVANLPWR from the coding sequence TTTACAGCGAAAGATATATCTGGTCGAGAATTACTAGCAAGATATATCAATGCCCCAactgcactaagatatggtattTCAGCACCAACAAGTTCTTCATTACTTTCATAAGGTGTGGAAGACCTAGAAAGTATTCTCTAGAAGGTTCCGCCAACCATGGGATAATTTCTCCTCCGCCGCCGCAGGTGGATGGCGGCGGATTTGCGTCACCTACGCCGCCGCAGGAAGCTGACGTGGCAGCGGTGAAAAAGGGGAGGGGGAGGCCACGTGGCTCTGGGCGAAAGCAACAAGTAGCTTATTTAGGTAATATATATGAAGCAGCAGGGTTTGGATTTAGACCGCACGTTATCACAATAAAAGCTGGGGAGGATCTATTGGCAAAACTGATGTCATTCTCCCAAAGTACCTCACAAGCGGTGTGCGTTTTGTCAGCCAATGGTTCCATATCTAATGTATCACTTTGGCAAGCAGCAACATCAGGTGGCACTGTAACATATGAGGGACGGTTCGAGATCCTAACTCTGTCTGGTTCCTTTCTTCTCTCGGAATCTGGGGGTCAACGCAGCAGAACAGGTGGTTTGAGTGTGTCACTAGCTGGACCAGATGGTCAAGTTTTGGGTGGCGGTGTGGCAGGGCTCCTTACAGCAGCAGCTTCTGTTCAGGTTATTGTTGGTAGCTTCAGGACGGAAGGTCAGAGGCAGCTGAAGTCAGGGAATTCAGACGCCTTTGGTACACCAGCAACATTCGTCTCTGGAGCATCAGCAGCCAGAAGTCCTCCATCCCTCGGAACCCTAAGTGAGTCCAGCGGCGGGCCTGTCAGCGCTCATAATCAGCTTGTTGAAACTTCGAATAGTAGTCCTTCTGGAGTAGCTAACTTGCCCTGGAGATGA